Below is a genomic region from Coriobacteriia bacterium.
CGCGATGATGACGCCCAGCATCGTCCCGCCCAGCCCAACGCGCAGAAACGCCACCTGAATACCCATCGCGAACACCGCAGCCGGCACGATGAACGGCAGGATCGTTGCAAAGCGGAAAAGGTCCTTACCGAGAAACTCGTAGAAGACGAGTGCTCGTGCCGAAAGCGACGCGATCACGATGCAGAGGACCGAAACCGCGACGGCAATGAGGATGCTGCGGGCCAAGACACCGCCGATCGGGGCATGCCCATTGAATATTTCGGCGAGTCCGCGGGTGGAGAGTGCCGAGGGAAGCAGGTTTGGCCAGGGCCACCGGTCGACGAAAGCCCACACCGCAATGGTTGAGAGCGGGACGAACACGACCAGCAGGTAGATGCCGAAGAAGACTCGCATGGCGCGAGAGTATCGGCGAGCGGATGGCGACTGGGCGGGCATTCGCGTCACCGGCCCCTTCGCTCTCGTTGGATGATGCGCAAGTACAGCCATGCGAGAATGAGTGTGATGAACGACATGATCCCGTTGAGCGCCATCGCATGGGCGCGGTCAAGCAGCTCCGGACTGCTGTACTCGATGTAGGCGAGTACAGGCAAGGCACGCGGCAGCGTCGAACCCAACAAAAGCGGCACCTCGTATGAGCCGAAGGCGAACGCGAAGACGATCAGGAACGACTTTGCTATTGCAGGAGAACTCAAAGGAACAGTGACCGCGAAGAACGTTCGCAGTGGTGAGGCACCTAGACTCGAAGCGGCCTCGGAGAAACGGTCGCTGATACTTCCCATGATGGCAAACGTGGAAAACGCGACAAATGGAATCTCCTTCCAGAGATACACAAGGATGATTGCCCACCCTTGTGAGGAGCCCACCACCGTTGGGAAATCGGCTTGTGAGCCGATCACGCCGATCGAATTGAGTACGCGCGCCAGTAGACCGCTACCGCTGAAGAGGGAGATTACCGACAGCGCCACGACCGTATGCGCAGTCATGATCGGAATCTGAACGCTTGCGAGACGTCCAGTGCGCCCTACGCGAAGGCGCGTAATGACTGCCGAGAGGGTCACGCCTCCCATTGTGGCGAGCACGGACGATGCGGCGGCAACGTACAGACTGAAGAGGATCGACGAGATCAGATCGGAACGGGTGAGGGCCTCGGTGTAGTACTCAAGCGTCGGCGTGGTCAGGCCGAGATAGGGCATAATACCGAAACCTTGGAGGATCCCGTTCAGCACTCCATATGCGAAGAGTAAGGCCAGCAGCATGGCAGGCAGAATGAGCAGGTAGGGAGCGAGACAAGAGCGCGACGTGGCCAATAAGCGCGGCCTGCGGCCAGCGGAACCCCGCTCATTGTCTTGAAGCACTGTTCTCTCCTCCTCCGATCACCGGCTCCGGGTGTGTCGCAGCACTCATGCCGCGAGCAGTTTGCGATTATTTGCCGACGACCTCGGATGTCCAAAGCTTCTCAATGAGAGTGATGACTCCGCCGGAGACCTCGGGAAGTCGATGAGCAAGGAGTTCGGAGAGAGAAAGAGTTCCCTTGCCGAGGCTCACGGACTTGAAGGCCGCCTGCGTGTTCGAATCGACTTTGGAAACGTCAAGGACGGTGACCGTCTTGAGAGTCTCGTATTGTGAAAGCTGAATCTTTGGAGAGAGAATCTCGTTGATGGCGACCAACGCGGCGGCCTTATGGGGTGCGTTTTTTGCGATGGCCATGAAGTTCGTGTTTCCAACTGTGCCCTCGCGCAAGATGAACGATTGAGTGGTGTCGGGAATGAGGCCGGATTTGACGTCGTTGATCCAGCCGAACGGGTCGTAGGTCATATGGAGAACCAACTCGCCATCCTGAAACATCGTGTAGACGGTGCCCGAGTCGGCCGGAAATGTTGTGCCGTTTTTCCAGAGGTAGGGGTTGAGGCTGCGGAGGTACTTCAAGCCCGGTTCGACAAGATCGCGGATGGCCTTCTCGTCGTTTGCGTTCATCGCAGTGAGTTTCTTCCATTGGTCGGCGCCCATAGCGCTTGCTAGGAGACAGGAGATGAATGCGGTACCCGTGAAGTCGCCGGCGGCAGGGTAGGTCACTCTTCCTTTGTTCGCTTTGCAGAAGGTGAAGAAATCGGCGGCCGTTGACGGGGGAGTGGGTGTCTTCTTGATGTCGACGAGCAAGACCATCTGCGCCTTGCCGTAGGGTGCTTCATAGCCGTTGTTGGGCTTGCCGAAGTCGTAGGTGATCTCGGTGTTCGCGTCAACGTAGTCTCTGAAATTGGGCAGCCTCTGGCAGAATGGCCCGTAGAGGTAGCCATTCTGCATGGTCGAGTAGAAGTTCTCACCGTTGATCCAGATGAAGTCGATCGAACCCTCCTTGGCGCCTGCCTGCATCTCGCCGGAGAGCTGCGTCAGGACATCATTGATGCCCATTGGAACGCGCTTGAGCGTGATGTCGTAGTCCTTCTTGAGGGCGTCAGTAACCGTCGTGTCGAGCCACTTGTTGCGGTTCTCATCGCCGCCCCAACCGTAGAACGAGACGCTCTTGCCCTTGGCTTCCGCGACGATGGCGCTCCAATCGGCGTTGTCGATGTTGAAAGCGGCCGAGCCGGAATCGCCCGATTTCGCGGCGCAACCCCACAGAGCGCCGCTCGATAGGGCTGCAACACCCGTGAGTCCTGCGAATTCGACGAACTGGCGACGCGTAAGCGGCCGGTTTCTGAGTTCCATGCGATGCTTCTCCTTCGTGGTTTGTCTTCCTGGCCCTATCGGCGTGATGCAAGCAGGTTGGCAGTGCCATTTTCGCTGTCGCCACCATGGGACTACTATAAGACATAGTCCACTAGTAGAGATACACTACTAACATCACGATTTCGAGAATCTCGGATGGCAATCTATGTCCTTGCGCATGGTGGGACACTCGCATCTACGAACTCGCGCGAAAGGGGAAACGCCGCAATGTCCTACGGTCCCAAGCGTGTCATCTTCGACTTCGACAACACCATGGGCATTCCTGGATGCGATATCGACGATGGCTTGGCACTTCTCTTCCTCCTCGGCCACCCTGAACTCGCTACGGTCATTGGCGCCACGACTGCCTACGGCAACAACCTCGTTGACACCGTGTACGCCAATACCCAACTCATGTTCGGCGAGTTGGGTCTCAGCATTCCCGTCTTTCGCGGTTGTCAGGACGCAAGCCATCCGACGAGCGATGCCTCCGAGTACCTCGCGCGAACGGTTGCAGCAAATCCCGGTGAGGTGTCGATCGTGGCGACAGGCTCCCTGACCAACCTGCGAGGTGCTCAGCTAATCGATCCCGGCTTCTTGCACAATGTTCGCGAGATCGTTCTTATGGGTGGTATCACGCAAACACTCGTCTTTGACGGCATCGTCATGGACGAACTCAACTTTGCCTGCGATCCCGTTGCGACGGAACTCGTGCTCTCAAAGGGGAGGAATGTGAGCGTCGCGACGGGCAACAACTGCTTAAAAGCGTTCTTCGCCGCCGAGGAGTTCGAGAGACGCTTCGCACCTTCAGCCGAAAACCCCGCCGGGAGCTATCTCTGGAGCAAATGCCGTTACTG
It encodes:
- a CDS encoding ABC transporter permease subunit, yielding MRVFFGIYLLVVFVPLSTIAVWAFVDRWPWPNLLPSALSTRGLAEIFNGHAPIGGVLARSILIAVAVSVLCIVIASLSARALVFYEFLGKDLFRFATILPFIVPAAVFAMGIQVAFLRVGLGGTMLGVIIAHTVVALPYAIGIMTDVMAAAGPRLEEQSRVLGASRRQTLVHVTVPSLLPGILASASMAYIVSFSQYFLTLLVGGGSMKTFAVVMFPFLSSGDRTIAASYSLVFLVSTFAVFLLFEWILKKLGMRETRSLFL
- a CDS encoding ABC transporter permease subunit; protein product: MLLALLFAYGVLNGILQGFGIMPYLGLTTPTLEYYTEALTRSDLISSILFSLYVAAASSVLATMGGVTLSAVITRLRVGRTGRLASVQIPIMTAHTVVALSVISLFSGSGLLARVLNSIGVIGSQADFPTVVGSSQGWAIILVYLWKEIPFVAFSTFAIMGSISDRFSEAASSLGASPLRTFFAVTVPLSSPAIAKSFLIVFAFAFGSYEVPLLLGSTLPRALPVLAYIEYSSPELLDRAHAMALNGIMSFITLILAWLYLRIIQRERRGR
- a CDS encoding ABC transporter substrate-binding protein, giving the protein MELRNRPLTRRQFVEFAGLTGVAALSSGALWGCAAKSGDSGSAAFNIDNADWSAIVAEAKGKSVSFYGWGGDENRNKWLDTTVTDALKKDYDITLKRVPMGINDVLTQLSGEMQAGAKEGSIDFIWINGENFYSTMQNGYLYGPFCQRLPNFRDYVDANTEITYDFGKPNNGYEAPYGKAQMVLLVDIKKTPTPPSTAADFFTFCKANKGRVTYPAAGDFTGTAFISCLLASAMGADQWKKLTAMNANDEKAIRDLVEPGLKYLRSLNPYLWKNGTTFPADSGTVYTMFQDGELVLHMTYDPFGWINDVKSGLIPDTTQSFILREGTVGNTNFMAIAKNAPHKAAALVAINEILSPKIQLSQYETLKTVTVLDVSKVDSNTQAAFKSVSLGKGTLSLSELLAHRLPEVSGGVITLIEKLWTSEVVGK
- a CDS encoding nucleoside hydrolase, with translation MSYGPKRVIFDFDNTMGIPGCDIDDGLALLFLLGHPELATVIGATTAYGNNLVDTVYANTQLMFGELGLSIPVFRGCQDASHPTSDASEYLARTVAANPGEVSIVATGSLTNLRGAQLIDPGFLHNVREIVLMGGITQTLVFDGIVMDELNFACDPVATELVLSKGRNVSVATGNNCLKAFFAAEEFERRFAPSAENPAGSYLWSKCRYWFRDMSERYHLGGFHCWDVVSAAYLVKPELFDDDVHDVAMSERALSIGYLEPAFSGVPHALVNEPVIRSEQEFVGTVYAAWERALGLLAAEV